The following proteins come from a genomic window of Gimesia chilikensis:
- a CDS encoding aldehyde dehydrogenase family protein codes for MTHPIQEVLQRIGVNDHPVAVAVGNTWQAGAGEALTGKSPIDGSTLVTLTQATPSDVDTVVATARSAFQTWRNVPAPRRGEFVRLIGNALREHKADLAAIVSWEAGKITQEALGEVQEMIDICDFAVGQSRQLYGKTIASERPGHRLMEQWHPLGPVGVISAFNFPVAVWSWNAMLAFVCGDPVVWKPSEKTPLCAIACQQIVNNVARDFPEAPDGISSLLIGGADVGQALAAHPDLPLISATGSVPMGRAVASTVAGRLGLSLLELGGNNAMIVTESADLEMTVRSALFSAVGTCGQRCTSLRRLIVHDSIADKLLTSLKKAYEKLPIGNPLDEGTLVGPLIDQRSLDAMQTALRTAEEQGGTVHFGNPIMQDVPAGGCYVHPAIVEMPGQTEIVQQETFAPILYVIRYTELDEAIALHNGVPQGLSSSIMTNDIRQAEQFLTPAGSDCGIANVNVGPSGAEIGGAFGGEKETGGGRESGSDAWKAYMRRATNTINYSTELPLAQGIKFDL; via the coding sequence ATGACTCATCCGATACAGGAAGTGTTACAGCGGATCGGCGTCAACGATCATCCCGTCGCCGTTGCCGTCGGAAATACGTGGCAGGCAGGCGCCGGTGAAGCACTGACGGGTAAGTCCCCCATCGACGGGTCGACGCTCGTTACACTCACCCAGGCCACGCCGAGCGACGTCGACACGGTGGTCGCCACCGCCCGGTCCGCTTTCCAAACATGGCGCAACGTCCCCGCTCCCCGCCGCGGCGAATTCGTCCGGCTGATCGGCAACGCCCTCCGCGAACACAAGGCCGACCTCGCCGCCATCGTCAGCTGGGAAGCCGGCAAAATCACGCAGGAAGCCCTCGGCGAAGTACAGGAAATGATCGACATCTGCGACTTCGCCGTCGGGCAGAGCCGTCAGCTCTACGGTAAAACCATCGCCAGCGAACGCCCTGGCCATCGCCTGATGGAACAGTGGCACCCGCTCGGACCGGTCGGCGTGATCAGCGCCTTCAACTTCCCGGTCGCCGTCTGGTCCTGGAATGCGATGCTCGCCTTCGTCTGCGGCGACCCGGTCGTCTGGAAGCCCTCGGAAAAAACGCCGCTCTGCGCCATCGCCTGCCAGCAGATCGTCAACAACGTCGCCCGCGACTTCCCCGAAGCCCCCGACGGCATCTCCAGCCTGCTCATTGGCGGTGCCGACGTCGGACAGGCGCTCGCCGCACACCCCGATCTCCCGTTGATCTCAGCCACCGGCTCGGTACCCATGGGACGCGCTGTCGCCTCCACGGTTGCCGGTCGGCTGGGATTGAGTCTGCTCGAACTGGGCGGCAATAACGCGATGATTGTCACCGAATCCGCCGACCTCGAAATGACGGTCCGCTCCGCCCTCTTCTCCGCCGTGGGGACCTGCGGCCAGCGCTGCACGTCACTCCGTCGCCTGATCGTCCACGACAGCATCGCCGACAAACTCCTCACGTCACTCAAGAAAGCTTATGAGAAATTACCAATCGGCAACCCCCTCGATGAGGGAACGCTCGTCGGCCCGCTCATCGATCAGCGTTCGCTCGACGCGATGCAAACAGCCCTACGTACCGCCGAGGAACAGGGAGGCACCGTCCATTTCGGCAATCCGATTATGCAAGATGTCCCCGCGGGAGGCTGTTACGTCCACCCCGCCATCGTCGAGATGCCCGGCCAGACCGAAATCGTACAACAGGAAACCTTCGCCCCCATTCTGTACGTCATCCGCTACACAGAGCTGGACGAAGCCATCGCCCTGCATAACGGCGTGCCCCAGGGACTCTCTTCCTCCATCATGACCAACGACATCCGCCAGGCGGAACAGTTCCTCACTCCCGCCGGCTCCGATTGCGGCATCGCGAATGTCAACGTCGGCCCCAGCGGTGCAGAAATCGGCGGCGCATTCGGAGGCGAAAAAGAAACCGGCGGCGGTCGCGAATCCGGCTCCGACGCCTGGAAAGCCTACATGCGCCGCGCCACCAACACCATCAACTACTCCACCGAACTCCCCTTAGCCCAGGGCATCAAATTCGATCTATAA
- a CDS encoding sigma-70 family RNA polymerase sigma factor has protein sequence MTNRDLDEEYVALIAGSQPVLRGLLVALIRRAADVDDVLQETNTVLWRKRDEYDPERPFLPWACRIAQLQALAFFKRVRNDGQAVLEERTLEQIAAATTRRAIEAKSHAEALTHCMEKLPSSHRQLVESRYRDAVPVNQIAADEGRSADAVSMTLYRIRKTLMECIQKTMAREAQT, from the coding sequence TTGACGAATCGTGATCTGGATGAGGAATATGTGGCGTTGATTGCCGGGAGCCAGCCTGTGTTGCGGGGGCTTTTGGTGGCGCTGATTCGTCGGGCGGCCGATGTGGATGATGTGCTGCAGGAGACGAATACCGTTCTGTGGCGGAAGCGGGATGAGTATGACCCGGAGCGGCCGTTTCTGCCGTGGGCGTGCCGGATCGCTCAGCTGCAGGCGCTGGCCTTTTTCAAACGGGTGCGGAACGACGGACAGGCGGTGCTGGAAGAACGGACGCTGGAGCAGATCGCGGCTGCGACAACGCGGCGGGCGATCGAGGCGAAATCGCATGCGGAGGCGTTGACGCACTGTATGGAAAAGCTGCCAAGTTCGCATCGACAACTGGTGGAGAGCCGGTATCGGGATGCGGTGCCTGTGAATCAGATCGCTGCGGATGAGGGGCGATCGGCAGATGCAGTTTCGATGACCCTGTATCGCATTCGTAAAACGCTGATGGAGTGCATCCAGAAGACGATGGCCCGGGAGGCGCAGACATGA
- a CDS encoding SGNH/GDSL hydrolase family protein codes for MKKTAVLFAIVLLCLPPVLAVADNVLPMINLLQNPQFGLRNTAGSEPGRSILCWNTDRWGDVIGGSGEGKFNLNTSAKAVEILPGKRIWQFATLPELELKSGDTVSLSVKGVQEQSGALKARLCLMLIESADGEWSPADFGMPDKRTFAKHGRGELVRSPQQETSSQVTGKEFSLQLNGLKIDPRFKEQRESDADFRNVVGVLVEFVNDSDQRVWVNSPALVKGETAAKTAPTTSRALPELYQKIPRTMDKLTTGQPISILTLGSSIDRGSANPRLYFYDEDPASPHYKEPLIEARPGNPEAMKRLIAERMGRPDLQDYVGWSQHYFMYTGRMRRELLRKFHYPVEKMLLNVMACDGSSIGESHSGFKAYAELELPPNPNENGHPTGKSWQELYPALFENGNKPGPDLVIFGHGHNEHIDRPDEIAAYEGAIRWFQRHYPGVEFVSCMWIRDKGQPNSMTEPMQELCDYYEIPFADMGQLIIDLKKTSNYFAMAPDGGHPAAGSHYLWFKQLEQVFEMPAEATLQGVPQKQLPPRMNGYARNWEGTMVRFQKDSPRLVDGRMMILEDAAFNLWADNKREMMQLLIDGQPAEHAGHGRHSFSVPNPRNSTFVHGRLARGDRHIIEIPNPSARLSAVDCKVGLKRRFYGVEAQGWQGKSAVKAFESKWGAPYGEQAFLLQPGETLEIEVEADELSIAWLDDPAGGTLVAEVDGKQAWSQPTNQPFTDSQERKHFIENRRGILELPFGKHRIRLQAEGKPVRVLGVFGYDGR; via the coding sequence GTGAAAAAGACTGCTGTTTTATTTGCCATTGTGTTGCTCTGTCTCCCTCCTGTGCTGGCGGTGGCCGATAACGTTTTGCCGATGATTAATCTGTTGCAGAATCCCCAGTTTGGATTGCGGAATACTGCTGGCTCTGAACCGGGACGCTCGATTCTCTGCTGGAATACGGATCGCTGGGGGGATGTGATCGGCGGAAGCGGAGAGGGTAAATTCAATCTCAACACATCAGCGAAAGCGGTGGAGATTCTGCCGGGCAAACGGATCTGGCAGTTTGCGACGCTGCCGGAACTGGAGCTTAAGTCGGGCGATACTGTGAGTCTGTCGGTCAAGGGAGTACAGGAACAGAGCGGGGCACTCAAGGCGCGGCTTTGTCTGATGCTGATTGAAAGTGCCGACGGCGAGTGGTCGCCGGCGGACTTCGGAATGCCCGACAAGCGGACGTTTGCAAAACACGGACGGGGGGAACTCGTACGCTCGCCGCAGCAGGAGACTTCATCCCAGGTAACCGGGAAGGAATTTTCATTGCAGCTCAACGGGCTCAAGATCGACCCCCGGTTTAAAGAACAGCGTGAGTCGGATGCTGACTTTCGCAATGTGGTGGGCGTGCTGGTGGAATTCGTGAACGATTCTGACCAGCGGGTCTGGGTGAACTCGCCCGCACTGGTCAAAGGGGAAACTGCCGCGAAGACAGCACCGACCACGTCCCGCGCACTCCCCGAACTGTATCAGAAGATTCCCCGCACGATGGATAAGCTGACAACGGGACAGCCGATTTCGATTCTGACTCTGGGTTCGAGCATCGATCGGGGGAGTGCGAATCCGCGGCTCTACTTTTATGACGAAGATCCCGCCAGCCCACATTATAAGGAACCGCTGATCGAGGCCCGGCCGGGTAATCCCGAGGCGATGAAACGTCTGATCGCAGAACGTATGGGGCGGCCCGATCTGCAAGATTATGTGGGCTGGTCGCAGCACTATTTCATGTATACGGGACGGATGCGACGGGAGTTGCTGCGGAAGTTTCATTATCCGGTTGAGAAGATGCTGCTCAACGTGATGGCCTGCGATGGTTCTTCGATTGGCGAGTCACACAGCGGCTTCAAAGCTTATGCGGAACTGGAGCTGCCACCCAACCCGAATGAGAACGGCCACCCGACCGGGAAGTCCTGGCAGGAACTGTATCCCGCGCTGTTTGAGAACGGAAACAAGCCGGGGCCGGACCTGGTGATTTTCGGGCACGGGCATAACGAGCATATCGACCGGCCGGATGAAATCGCCGCCTATGAAGGGGCGATTCGCTGGTTTCAACGTCATTATCCCGGCGTCGAGTTTGTGTCGTGCATGTGGATTCGGGATAAGGGACAGCCGAATTCGATGACGGAGCCGATGCAGGAGCTGTGCGACTACTACGAAATACCATTCGCGGACATGGGGCAGCTGATCATCGATCTGAAAAAGACCAGCAATTATTTTGCGATGGCCCCCGATGGTGGGCATCCCGCCGCCGGCAGTCATTACCTGTGGTTCAAACAGCTGGAGCAGGTGTTCGAGATGCCGGCGGAAGCCACACTGCAGGGAGTGCCGCAAAAACAGTTGCCGCCGCGGATGAATGGGTATGCGCGGAACTGGGAAGGGACCATGGTCCGGTTTCAAAAAGACAGCCCGCGGCTTGTAGACGGGCGGATGATGATCCTGGAAGACGCCGCGTTCAATCTCTGGGCGGATAACAAACGGGAGATGATGCAACTGCTGATCGATGGTCAGCCGGCAGAGCATGCGGGGCATGGTCGCCACAGTTTCTCAGTTCCCAATCCGCGGAATTCGACGTTCGTGCATGGACGGCTGGCGCGCGGGGATCGGCATATCATCGAGATTCCGAATCCGAGTGCGCGGCTGAGTGCCGTGGATTGCAAGGTGGGATTGAAGCGTCGTTTCTATGGCGTGGAGGCGCAAGGCTGGCAGGGGAAGTCTGCGGTGAAAGCATTCGAGTCGAAGTGGGGGGCACCGTATGGAGAGCAGGCGTTCCTGTTGCAGCCGGGAGAGACGCTGGAGATTGAAGTGGAGGCGGATGAGCTGTCGATCGCCTGGCTGGATGATCCGGCTGGAGGGACGCTGGTCGCAGAAGTGGACGGCAAGCAGGCCTGGTCGCAGCCGACGAATCAACCGTTTACCGATTCGCAGGAGCGGAAGCATTTTATTGAGAACCGTCGCGGCATATTGGAGCTGCCTTTCGGGAAGCATCGGATTCGGTTGCAGGCGGAAGGGAAGCCGGTGCGGGTGCTCGGGGTGTTTGGTTATGACGGGCGGTAG
- a CDS encoding DUF1501 domain-containing protein has translation MLFDPQNVSHGFSTSPVSRRAMLEQSVLGMGAVGLAALLADEGLLEAAEGKQAVTGQSHFPATAKSVIFLFMSGAPSQVDTFDPKPLLTKLEGEPVPASIAARVPNIPRAGLGSKLMASPFTFKNYGESGIPVSNMFPETAKMIDEICVLRSVNHRVPVHGPGECIALTGSAVGDRPSLGAWMTYGLGSESRDLPGFISMLSNSTGPAPQTPGWGNGFLPSRYQGTLVDGKRGIPYTKMPAGYSHANRREQLDFIKWMNEAHLQQLGQDSELEARIASYELGFRLQTSAPEVFDLKSESAETAELYGLDDKETAEFGRHCLIARRLVERGVRVVQLRNGGWDAHGAIKANHTKRSKATDRPVAALLKDLKQRGLLDETLVVWGGEFGRTPTTEGNTKGDRRGRDHLPTTYCMWMAGGGVKGGQIIGQTDELGYTPVERPMSPADLHATLLHALGLDQHKLVYRHNNRKEIATVLGGEVVSEVFG, from the coding sequence ATGTTGTTTGATCCGCAGAATGTGAGTCATGGTTTTTCTACGTCGCCTGTGAGCCGACGGGCGATGCTGGAGCAGAGCGTGCTGGGCATGGGTGCGGTCGGTCTGGCGGCGCTGCTGGCCGACGAGGGACTGCTTGAGGCGGCTGAGGGAAAACAGGCGGTGACCGGACAGAGTCATTTTCCGGCGACGGCGAAGAGCGTGATCTTTCTGTTCATGTCGGGGGCGCCGAGCCAGGTGGATACGTTCGATCCGAAGCCGCTGCTGACGAAGCTGGAAGGAGAGCCGGTGCCGGCGAGCATCGCGGCCCGGGTGCCCAACATTCCGCGGGCGGGGCTGGGTTCGAAGCTGATGGCGTCGCCCTTCACGTTTAAGAACTACGGGGAGAGCGGGATTCCCGTATCGAACATGTTCCCCGAGACGGCGAAGATGATTGATGAGATCTGCGTGCTGCGGTCGGTGAATCATCGGGTGCCCGTGCATGGTCCCGGGGAATGTATTGCGCTGACCGGGTCGGCAGTGGGGGACCGGCCCAGCCTGGGAGCATGGATGACGTACGGCCTGGGGAGTGAGAGCCGCGATCTGCCTGGATTTATTTCGATGCTCTCGAACAGCACCGGGCCGGCACCTCAGACGCCGGGCTGGGGGAACGGGTTTCTGCCTTCGCGTTACCAGGGGACCCTGGTGGACGGCAAGCGGGGGATTCCCTATACGAAGATGCCCGCCGGTTATTCGCATGCCAACCGGCGCGAGCAGCTGGATTTCATCAAATGGATGAACGAAGCGCATCTGCAGCAGCTGGGGCAGGATTCGGAACTGGAGGCGCGGATTGCCTCGTACGAGCTGGGTTTCCGGCTGCAGACATCGGCGCCGGAGGTATTCGATCTGAAGAGTGAATCGGCAGAGACTGCGGAGCTGTATGGCCTGGATGACAAGGAGACGGCGGAGTTCGGCCGGCACTGTCTGATTGCACGGCGACTCGTGGAGCGGGGCGTGCGGGTGGTGCAGTTGCGGAATGGAGGCTGGGACGCGCATGGGGCGATCAAGGCGAATCACACGAAACGCTCCAAAGCGACGGACCGGCCGGTGGCGGCACTACTAAAAGATTTGAAACAGCGGGGGCTGCTGGATGAGACTTTGGTGGTGTGGGGAGGTGAGTTTGGTCGGACGCCGACGACGGAAGGGAATACGAAAGGAGACCGGCGGGGCCGCGACCATCTGCCGACGACGTATTGCATGTGGATGGCTGGCGGCGGCGTGAAGGGGGGCCAGATTATCGGTCAGACGGATGAGCTGGGTTATACGCCGGTGGAACGGCCGATGTCGCCCGCGGACCTGCATGCGACGCTGTTGCATGCGTTGGGGCTGGATCAGCATAAGCTTGTCTATAGGCATAATAACCGGAAGGAGATTGCGACGGTGCTGGGTGGGGAAGTGGTGAGCGAGGTGTTTGGGTAG
- a CDS encoding FecR domain-containing protein, with protein MNSTDNALRNELAQLTSRLMADELTIVEDARLTEILNAHPELIDEYTDQLHLDQLLSTNLYAAVPDGISLETLQTDAGTEDAPVVVKATAAGAAGSGFGYLAQVSVVVVLLLLVGSFVWFRGNGETNLPEEPVAVTPEPLIELPRYVGMLLDTEDAVWEDEQLGDDIAYGTRFASGKQLWLKSGIARIRFESGAGVVLEGPAQIELNSSMNAKLNYGKLAAYVPDEAHGFTVDTPKMEIVDQGTRFGTVVDPLGKAEVHVFEGEVDIKPKAQAEQPRILKASQAVLFTRGNAQGADIRVTPTKFADVPTPEQLIAAKSGNYPPLEEVPFEAEAPFNEFALLHINTALPKNILAGEAFEYRATSLSEQTGGVGFGHEGWWADANFTRLMVPEQRLQWGALEGGPMVLQSRGHHHAYPSLAHRMARKLAEPLTEDFYFSLLVKYEGLDKNDFFALWFDDVAGGKGSSHSRVPNFGLKEKQFFTRFEVNKEGFSRELIDGECFLLVGRVMKDQSSDFNRLEFWVNPDGDRSASPDAVVQQETGAKPLKEINVVGMRIGQYTEVSDSLFVDRLVLGKTFESVTQPVEN; from the coding sequence ATGAATTCAACCGACAATGCTTTGCGGAATGAACTGGCGCAGCTGACCAGCCGATTGATGGCGGATGAGCTGACGATTGTCGAGGATGCGCGGCTGACCGAGATTCTCAATGCGCATCCCGAGTTGATCGACGAATACACGGACCAGCTGCACCTGGATCAGCTCTTGAGCACGAACCTGTATGCGGCGGTGCCGGACGGGATCAGCCTGGAGACGCTGCAAACGGATGCGGGGACTGAGGACGCACCTGTGGTGGTGAAAGCTACGGCTGCGGGAGCTGCGGGGAGTGGCTTCGGTTATCTGGCGCAGGTTTCTGTGGTCGTCGTGCTGCTGCTACTGGTGGGGAGCTTCGTCTGGTTCCGGGGAAACGGAGAGACGAACTTGCCTGAGGAGCCGGTGGCAGTCACTCCTGAACCGCTGATCGAACTGCCCCGTTATGTGGGGATGCTGCTGGATACGGAGGATGCTGTCTGGGAAGACGAGCAGCTGGGGGATGACATCGCTTATGGAACCCGGTTTGCCTCAGGGAAGCAGCTGTGGCTGAAATCGGGGATTGCCCGGATTCGCTTTGAAAGCGGGGCGGGCGTGGTGCTGGAAGGTCCCGCGCAGATTGAACTGAATTCGTCCATGAATGCGAAGTTGAACTATGGCAAGCTGGCCGCGTATGTACCTGACGAAGCACACGGATTTACCGTCGATACGCCGAAGATGGAGATTGTCGATCAGGGGACGCGGTTCGGGACGGTTGTCGATCCGCTCGGAAAAGCCGAAGTACATGTGTTTGAGGGGGAGGTCGATATCAAACCCAAGGCTCAGGCAGAGCAGCCCCGTATTCTGAAAGCGAGCCAGGCGGTGCTGTTCACACGCGGTAATGCACAGGGGGCCGACATCCGGGTGACGCCGACCAAGTTTGCAGATGTACCGACGCCCGAACAGCTGATCGCGGCGAAATCGGGAAACTATCCGCCGTTAGAAGAGGTACCCTTTGAAGCAGAAGCACCCTTCAATGAATTCGCGCTGCTGCATATTAACACTGCATTACCCAAAAATATTCTGGCAGGTGAAGCATTTGAGTACCGGGCGACTTCGTTGTCGGAACAGACCGGGGGTGTGGGCTTCGGTCATGAGGGCTGGTGGGCTGATGCGAATTTTACGCGGCTGATGGTTCCCGAACAGCGTCTGCAGTGGGGCGCACTGGAGGGGGGACCGATGGTATTGCAATCTCGCGGTCATCATCATGCTTATCCTTCGCTGGCACATCGCATGGCCCGCAAACTGGCAGAGCCACTCACCGAAGATTTCTATTTCAGTCTGCTGGTGAAGTACGAAGGGTTGGACAAGAACGATTTCTTTGCCCTCTGGTTTGACGATGTGGCGGGGGGCAAGGGGAGCAGCCATTCGCGGGTTCCGAACTTCGGCTTGAAAGAGAAACAGTTCTTTACCCGTTTCGAGGTGAACAAGGAAGGCTTTTCCAGGGAACTGATCGACGGAGAATGTTTTCTGCTGGTGGGGCGTGTGATGAAAGATCAGTCGTCTGATTTCAATCGCCTGGAATTCTGGGTGAATCCGGACGGTGATCGGAGCGCGTCTCCGGATGCCGTGGTGCAGCAGGAAACAGGGGCGAAGCCGTTGAAAGAGATCAACGTCGTGGGAATGCGGATTGGACAGTACACGGAAGTTTCTGATTCGCTGTTCGTGGATCGACTGGTACTGGGGAAGACTTTTGAATCAGTGACACAACCTGTAGAGAATTGA
- a CDS encoding PSD1 and planctomycete cytochrome C domain-containing protein, whose translation MIHRAQILNRVYTHLVTTLLVGGLLFCSARAFAEETPRLAHGLVNPQIDSVKRDQKGFGWNGGWVLSNRHPALFVDAKPKQASGSAIQHEALIQGSVERNNPLRRELKETYQDQELFLRFRFRYAADQKPRDEGEFFVFWLDRYEGSDKAVHANHVPNIGVHIASSGPQKGKVVFMVRIGSQQTAWSSVELERDRDYVVVGRLSKPEKSLRAGFTRFDLWVDPKPGELGEPVASTVNPQSVNAVRWVGFATGLKTELEDRIYVSDLVLSRTWSDVLDLSPGQIPKLAGKKKTAWSKPVDFEKEIYPLLKSRCFNCHAGMNPDSGYRLDVHEELLGFSTGETLIVPGDSEQSKLIELVSTQVAETRMPPVDAGAALKKEEIAKLRAWIDQGAKWDYALLPTPKTESDHWAFQPVQRPEIPQVKSSKPIRTAVDAFLARAWNKAGIKPVPEADRGTLIRRLYLDLTGLPPSAEEIEAFEYNTDPRAYEKLVERLLASPHYGERWARYWLDLTRWAESHGYQHDLPRPYAWRYRDYVIESFNTDKPYDVFLKEQLAGDELTPYADEHVIATGFLASARISGNNMDKAAQRNDVLVDIVNVTSSALLGLTLECAQCHNHKFDPLTQRDYYRLQGFFVNGQLGNLSLKGDGLPNPTEMNIWMPKGTYDFYEREAKKLINRKRFEHTREPHTWGYYSPLTGQEEIERLPVVNRDPIPYSAEQLKQTKSQILIRGDVHKRGPEVGKGWPAVLGATTSGSDQLSRTALAEWLTDRKNPLASRVWVNRLWQYHFGRGLVATPSDFGVQGEPPSHPELLDWLASELMEQGWSTKQIHREIVLSSAYRQQRSFNEANLKRDPENRLLWSWPRRRLEAEVIRDSILCATGELKREVGGPSVPQEREEQNLRRTIYLFQRRSEMPSVMAMFDAPDSVTSCSRRQVSTVALQPLFMLNSQFMDRRAQVLAEKITEDVGEDHGQQVTQAFVRVLGRKPNAQERERSLVFFQGEESAESKTRRLSMLCHALMNLNEFMYIP comes from the coding sequence ATGATACATCGGGCTCAGATATTGAATCGAGTATACACGCACCTGGTCACGACGCTGTTGGTGGGCGGGTTACTGTTCTGTTCCGCAAGAGCGTTTGCCGAGGAAACTCCGCGGCTGGCGCATGGGCTGGTCAACCCGCAGATCGATTCCGTGAAACGGGATCAGAAAGGGTTTGGCTGGAACGGGGGGTGGGTGCTTTCGAATCGTCACCCGGCGCTGTTTGTAGATGCGAAGCCGAAGCAGGCCTCCGGTTCCGCGATTCAGCATGAGGCGTTGATTCAGGGATCGGTAGAGCGGAACAACCCGTTGCGGCGGGAGTTGAAGGAGACGTACCAGGACCAGGAGCTGTTCCTGCGGTTTCGTTTCCGGTATGCGGCGGATCAGAAGCCGCGCGATGAAGGGGAGTTTTTCGTCTTCTGGCTGGATCGTTACGAGGGTTCGGACAAGGCCGTGCATGCGAATCATGTTCCGAATATCGGCGTACATATTGCCTCCAGCGGTCCCCAGAAGGGGAAGGTTGTTTTCATGGTGCGGATTGGCTCACAGCAGACGGCCTGGAGTTCGGTGGAACTGGAACGCGACCGGGATTACGTGGTTGTGGGTCGGCTGTCGAAGCCGGAGAAATCGTTGCGGGCTGGGTTCACGCGGTTTGATTTGTGGGTGGATCCCAAGCCGGGCGAACTGGGAGAACCAGTGGCTTCGACTGTGAATCCGCAGAGTGTGAATGCCGTGCGGTGGGTCGGTTTTGCAACTGGATTAAAGACGGAACTGGAAGACCGGATCTACGTGAGTGACCTGGTGCTGAGCCGGACGTGGAGCGATGTGCTGGATCTTTCACCGGGACAGATCCCGAAACTGGCGGGCAAGAAAAAGACGGCGTGGTCGAAGCCGGTGGATTTTGAAAAAGAGATCTACCCGCTGCTCAAGTCGCGGTGTTTCAACTGTCATGCGGGAATGAATCCGGATTCCGGGTATCGGCTGGATGTGCATGAGGAACTGCTGGGCTTCAGTACGGGAGAGACGCTGATTGTGCCGGGGGACAGCGAACAGAGCAAGCTGATCGAACTGGTCTCCACACAGGTGGCGGAAACGCGGATGCCTCCCGTCGATGCGGGCGCGGCTTTGAAGAAAGAAGAGATTGCGAAGCTGCGGGCGTGGATCGACCAGGGGGCGAAGTGGGATTATGCCTTGCTGCCGACACCGAAGACGGAATCGGATCACTGGGCGTTTCAGCCTGTGCAGCGTCCTGAGATACCGCAGGTGAAGAGCAGTAAGCCGATTCGGACGGCGGTTGACGCATTCCTGGCGCGGGCCTGGAATAAGGCGGGGATTAAGCCGGTTCCTGAAGCGGACCGGGGGACGTTGATCCGCCGGTTGTACCTGGATCTGACGGGGCTGCCGCCGAGTGCAGAGGAGATTGAGGCGTTTGAATATAATACCGATCCCCGGGCGTATGAGAAACTGGTGGAGCGACTGCTGGCTTCTCCCCATTATGGCGAACGCTGGGCGCGGTACTGGCTGGATCTGACGCGGTGGGCCGAGAGTCACGGGTATCAGCACGATCTGCCGCGACCATATGCGTGGCGGTATCGGGATTATGTGATCGAGAGTTTCAACACGGACAAACCTTATGATGTGTTTCTCAAGGAACAACTGGCGGGGGATGAGCTGACGCCTTACGCGGACGAGCATGTGATCGCGACTGGTTTTCTGGCTTCGGCCCGGATCAGCGGGAACAATATGGACAAGGCGGCGCAGCGGAACGATGTGCTGGTGGACATTGTGAATGTGACGAGCAGTGCGCTACTGGGGCTGACGCTGGAATGTGCCCAGTGCCACAATCATAAGTTCGATCCCTTGACGCAGCGGGACTATTATCGGCTGCAGGGGTTCTTCGTGAATGGACAGCTGGGGAATCTGTCGCTTAAAGGGGACGGGCTGCCGAACCCGACCGAAATGAATATCTGGATGCCGAAAGGGACGTATGATTTTTATGAGCGCGAGGCGAAGAAGCTGATCAACCGCAAGCGGTTCGAGCATACCAGGGAGCCGCATACCTGGGGGTATTATTCGCCGCTGACCGGACAGGAAGAGATCGAACGGCTGCCGGTCGTGAACCGGGATCCGATTCCGTATTCCGCGGAACAGTTGAAGCAGACGAAGTCGCAGATTCTGATTCGCGGGGATGTGCATAAGCGGGGTCCGGAAGTGGGTAAAGGCTGGCCGGCGGTACTGGGAGCTACGACGAGCGGTTCAGATCAACTGTCGCGGACGGCGCTGGCGGAGTGGCTGACGGATCGGAAGAATCCGCTGGCCTCGCGGGTCTGGGTGAACCGGTTGTGGCAGTATCATTTCGGACGGGGACTGGTGGCAACGCCCAGCGATTTCGGCGTGCAGGGGGAACCGCCTTCGCATCCCGAGCTGCTGGACTGGCTGGCCTCAGAGCTGATGGAACAGGGGTGGAGTACGAAGCAGATTCACCGGGAGATTGTGCTGTCTTCCGCGTATCGTCAGCAGAGGTCGTTCAACGAGGCGAACCTGAAACGGGACCCGGAGAACCGGCTGCTGTGGAGCTGGCCGCGACGTCGACTGGAAGCGGAAGTGATCCGGGATTCGATTCTGTGTGCGACGGGAGAACTGAAACGGGAAGTCGGGGGACCGAGTGTGCCCCAGGAGCGGGAGGAGCAGAATCTGCGGCGGACGATTTACCTGTTCCAGCGGCGGAGCGAAATGCCGTCGGTGATGGCAATGTTCGATGCACCGGACAGTGTGACCAGCTGTTCGCGGCGGCAGGTTTCGACGGTGGCACTGCAGCCGCTGTTTATGTTGAACAGTCAGTTCATGGATCGACGGGCGCAGGTACTGGCGGAGAAGATCACAGAGGATGTGGGCGAAGATCACGGGCAGCAGGTGACGCAGGCGTTTGTGCGTGTGCTGGGACGTAAGCCGAATGCGCAGGAGCGGGAACGGTCACTGGTCTTTTTCCAGGGTGAAGAATCTGCCGAATCGAAAACACGGCGGCTGTCGATGTTGTGCCATGCGTTAATGAATCTCAACGAGTTTATGTATATTCCCTGA